From a single Fusobacterium pseudoperiodonticum genomic region:
- a CDS encoding osmolarity sensor protein EnvZ has product MKKIILISIAKEKKIKDFRLVITPSGRNRIGGIQTKDYGIISYPDKKDFEKIGELIYWAFNESDDKVIERSSNTKIEKQFYNCSSYRKVTNDYNMIFFELIEGIYSISLLKKDGDAFVAFKDENKEIVKYIYPEKPTALELGTKVMEMFEYKERYDGIIE; this is encoded by the coding sequence ATGAAAAAAATAATTTTAATATCAATAGCTAAAGAAAAAAAAATAAAGGATTTTAGGTTAGTGATAACACCTTCTGGTAGGAACAGAATAGGAGGAATTCAGACAAAAGATTATGGAATAATATCATATCCAGATAAAAAAGATTTTGAGAAAATAGGAGAATTAATATATTGGGCATTTAATGAAAGTGATGATAAAGTAATTGAGCGTTCATCAAACACAAAAATTGAAAAGCAATTTTATAATTGTAGTTCATATAGAAAAGTGACTAATGATTATAATATGATATTTTTTGAATTGATAGAAGGAATATATAGTATATCATTATTAAAAAAAGATGGAGATGCATTTGTAGCTTTTAAAGATGAAAATAAAGAAATAGTTAAATATATATATCCAGAAAAACCAACAGCCTTAGAGCTAGGAACAAAAGTAATGGAAATGTTTGAATATAAAGAAAGATATGATGGTATAATAGAATAG
- a CDS encoding DUF5376 family protein — MKFKFCYEKIFKKTIHEEIDLICVSINETQNEDIISCYIIDISVFESNLNEICRELEKTEDSGLDGQVWGGDFIEDRVYIYWLFDPDNEEGKAEISRKGMLKLMKKWIEFRKKKIPENYEEYEEIIEVD, encoded by the coding sequence ATGAAGTTTAAGTTCTGTTATGAAAAAATTTTTAAAAAAACTATACATGAAGAAATTGATTTAATTTGTGTTTCTATTAATGAAACACAAAATGAAGATATTATATCGTGTTACATAATAGATATTAGTGTTTTTGAAAGTAATTTAAATGAAATATGTAGAGAGTTAGAAAAAACAGAAGATTCGGGGTTAGATGGACAGGTTTGGGGAGGAGATTTTATAGAAGATAGAGTATATATTTATTGGCTATTTGATCCAGATAATGAAGAAGGGAAGGCAGAAATATCAAGAAAAGGTATGTTAAAATTGATGAAAAAATGGATAGAATTTAGAAAGAAAAAAATTCCAGAAAATTATGAAGAATATGAAGAAATAATAGAAGTAGATTAA